The sequence below is a genomic window from Candidatus Zixiibacteriota bacterium.
AGCTTTCTGATATCATCATCATCAATATAGTCGGGGCGCGTTTCAAAGAGAATCCAGCAGGAAGGATTCAGCTCCACCAGTCTTGAGATAAATTCCTTTCGCCAGCCGGATTGAACGCCAAAGCAGGCGTCACCGACCCCGACCGCGGCCGGACTGTAATGCTCGATGGCATTCTTAATCTGGGCAATCGCCAGTTCGGGAGAAAGTACGCGCCAGGCGCTTGGCTTGAGCGGTTCCATGCAGAAACTGCATCGGAAGGGGCACCCGCGCGAGAGAAAGAGATTGACGGTGCCGACTCGCCCGGAGAAGTTGGTGTTTATGAGGTTATCAACCAGTCTCCAGTCATAATCGATTATGTCCTCGGCGCGAAGAGGCGGGCTTTGGCAGGTCTTGCTTTTCTCCGGACGAAGCCCATCGGAATACTTAGCGGCGATATCGAGCATCCCGTACTCCCCTTCCCCCTGAACAACATAATCAAAGAGATTATCGTCGGTTAAGAAGTCGGAGGGAAGAGCGGTGGGATGGTATCCGCCGACAACGATGAGCGCCTCCGGTTTCACCTGACGCGCCACCCTTGCCACACTCATTGTCGCCAGATAAGAGACCGAAGTCCAGCAGGAGATAGCCAGAATATCGAAATCGGTTTGACTCAGATGCTCGGCGACTTTACGCTCAAAACGCCGGACTTTTATCGCGGAATCGGGACGCCCGTACAGGATTTCAAAGTCAGTATATGCAACGTCGTATCGTCGGGAGACAAATGATGCCAGCCCCAGCAGGGGCGATTTTATCTCCTCCACCGGCATAAGGGGGCTTATAAAGAATGAGGAGGGATAAACAAATAAGATTCGGGGCGGCATAATAGCCAAATTTAATAGGAAAACCCGGATTTGGGGAAGATTTTTTAGGCCGGAATGTATCGGTTCAGGAGATTTTGGACACGGACGGTCTTTTGGTTAAGACGTAGTTTAAGCAGTTTAGTCTTAACGAAAGGAGTGTTCGATGAGCGGGAAACAAGGTCAAAGTCCAGAAGCTTTGGTGCAGGATATTCGGCGTGTAACCAGGCGGAAATTCACGGCTGAGGAGAATATCCGGATCATCTTGGAGGGGTTAAAGGGGGAATCCAGCATCTCGGAATTGTGTCGTCGGGAGGGGATTGTCAGTAATTTATATTATCGTTGGAGCAAGGATTTATTGGGAGCGGGTAAGAAGTATTTGCAGGGGGATACAGCCCGGGAGGCGACCAGCACTGAGGTAGTTGGTCTGCGTCAGGAAAACGAGAAGTCAATGCAGTTGGTGGCGGAGTTGTCTTTGAAGAACCGGCTGCTTAAAAAAAGTCTGACTGGGCTGGAGTGAAACGGTGATGGCTCATTTTTGTCAAGTAGAATTTATCAAAAAATCTCCGATTTCCGATTCTAATTGTCTAATTCCGATATAGTTATCGATATTTGCCCAAAAATTCCGCTGCCCCCTTTCGCCGGCTGGAAAATTTTGCTATCTTTAGCTGATGTAATCTCTTGATAACAAGGAGCGCCTGTGCAGAATTTTACCTTTTATCTTCCGACCAAACTAATCTTCGGTCCCGGCGAAATCGCGCAGATTGGCGCCGAAGCCAAGAAACTGGGCGAGAAGGCGATGATTGTTACCGGCAAGCGGTCATCGGCCGCCCATGGTATCATAAACCGCGTGACCGACCTTCTGGAAAAAGATGGAGTCGGGGCGGTCATTTTCGACAAAATCGAGCCGAATCCTCGAACCACCACCATCGATGAAGCCGGAGCGCTCGCCCGTAAGAACGGCTGCGACCTGGTCATCGGTCTGGGAGGCGGCTCCCCCATGGATGCCGCC
It includes:
- a CDS encoding cobalamin-dependent protein (Presence of a B(12) (cobalamin)-binding domain implies dependence on cobalamin itself, in one of its several forms, or in some unusual lineages, dependence on a cobalamin-like analog.); its protein translation is MPPRILFVYPSSFFISPLMPVEEIKSPLLGLASFVSRRYDVAYTDFEILYGRPDSAIKVRRFERKVAEHLSQTDFDILAISCWTSVSYLATMSVARVARQVKPEALIVVGGYHPTALPSDFLTDDNLFDYVVQGEGEYGMLDIAAKYSDGLRPEKSKTCQSPPLRAEDIIDYDWRLVDNLINTNFSGRVGTVNLFLSRGCPFRCSFCMEPLKPSAWRVLSPELAIAQIKNAIEHYSPAAVGVGDACFGVQSGWRKEFISRLVELNPSCWILFETRPDYIDDDDIRKL